The Solanum lycopersicum chromosome 2, SLM_r2.1 DNA window agatttaggggatcgggtgtcacgaaccgacacatagatttaggggatcggagtgtcacgtaccgacacaagaggattaatgaatattgagggagcggagtgtcacgtaccgacacaagagaaataaagataatgaatcttgagagatgttaatatactcaatctaatgaacatgattcccaaatgagtatggtatcgaggcttgagccctcatggatgaacttgatggtacttattgatgattataatacttgttgttgctacatgttgagttttatagttgatttacgataatatcgatatatatactgttccctattttgagttggccgatgatatctactcagtacccgtgttttgtactgacccctacttttatgtttttcttcttgttatttgtggagtgcagcaaacgtgccgtcatcttcgactcaacagtaactcaagccagtcttcgtcacaccggatcttcagggtgagctaacgcttctagcttggactggatcttctccttcgtgtcttgatgccttgaacttccggcatggactagcttcttatgtatttttagcttcttagaaactcttagaattagtagtttaaagtagatgttcttgtgatgatgacttacagattctggggataatgataagtttttgagttatagaagttgattatttatgagtttaagtcttccgcattactttctgtttatattatattgaaatgttaaggtttagattggttggttcgctcacataggagggtaagtgtgggtgccagtcgcggcccggatttgggtcgtgacaaaacttggtatcagagcattaggttcgttggtctcatcacacaagaacaggtctagtagagtcttaaggaacggtagggggacgcctttacttttccttgagaggctataagactttaggaaaaatttcactctttcattctttctttcgtgctactacttgagtccaattggtatctaggcgatacgaattggtatctgaccatcttcactctctttcgcagatggttagaactagagcaacgactacgccaacaccaacatcggccagacaagaaacaactgagccagccactggggctgtggctcgaggaagaacagcggcaaggggccgtggaagaggtcgtgggaggacgtcctctagagggagaggacaagcacctagcccatctgatactagggcagtgactcctccaccgaccgaggaagtaataagagaaggggaggatggggaaactgaacaagtgcaaaatgaggaaatgccaccccaacctaccccagagatgatcaatcaggttctggcttatcttagcgggttatctgatcaaggttagacacctccagtgttttctgcgccaacacctccggtttcagaagtacaacatgcggctactatggctccccgcatggatgttccattggacataggcacatttccacgtctgactactgggcctataatgacaaatgatcagcatgaacttttcagtaagttcttgaaattgaaacctccagtcttcaagggtgcggaatctgaggatgcttatgattttctggttgactgtcacgagctactgcacaagatgggtatagtagaacggtttggtgtggagtttgtgacttatcagtttcaagggaacgccaaaatgtggtggcggtcacatgtcgagtgtcaaccaatagaggcaccacctatgacttgggcctcattctctagtttgtttatggagaagtatatcccccggactttgagggatcggaaaagggatgatttcttgagcctagagcaaggtaggatgtcggttaatgcttatgaggctaagtttcgtgcactatccagatatgccactcaactctgtttcagtcctcaagagcggattcgccggtttgtgaaggggttgaggtcagaattgcggatttcggccttacagatagcggcaacggcaaaatccttccaagaggtggtagactttgtgatagaagtggaaggagtgaagccagacgacttcaccacaacatcgacatcaaaaaggcttcgaaagggaggtgagtttaatggttcttacactagaggacagggttcgggaagttactcagtccgaccaattcagtcttcactacagactgtagttgggggaccacctcagaccggtcaacacttctccgaggggcatatgatcgactccaaagaatgttatggatgtggggagattggacatattaggagaaattgtcccagaccaagttacagacccccaataactagaggtagaggtggtcatggtagaggccgtttttctggagggcgtggtggtcgaggtaatagtggtcaccaaaacggcagaggtaatgggcaaactggggccactacatcacaacatggtaggggcaacggacagacgaacgatagggcccattgttacgctttccctgggcggtctgaagcggaggcatctgatgctgtcatcacaggtaatcttctggtttgtgattgcatggcttctgtattgtttgatcctggatccacgttttcttatgtatcttcctcatttgctaatggtctaaatttacattgtgaattacttgatatgcctattcgtgtctctactccggtgggtgagtctgtggtagttgaaaaggtatataggtcttgtttggtaaactttgtggggagcaacacttatgtagatttggttatcttagaaatggatgattttgacgtgattctgggtatgacttggctttctccgcaatttgcaatcttggattgtaatgctaaaacggtgacgttagccaagcctgggacagacccgttagtgtgggagggtgactacacttccaatccggtccgcatcgtctcctttcttcgtgctaagaaaatgattagtaaagggtgtttagctttcttggcacatctcaaggatgacactacccaagtaccttcgattgagtcggtttcagtagttcgtgagtttctggatgtgttccctgcagatcttcctggtatgccaccggatagggatattgacttctgtattgatcttgaacccggtactcgccccatttctatacccccttatagaatggctcccgcggagttaagagagttaaaagcacaacttcaagagttattgaacaaaggcttcattagaccaagtgcatctccttggggtgctccggttttgtttgtaaagaagaaggatgggagttttcgaatgtgtatagactacagacaactaaacaaggtaaccataaagaacaagtatcctcttccccgcattgatgatttgttcgatcagttacaaggtgcttgtgtcttctctaagattgacttgagatccggttatcatcaattgaaaatacgggcaacggatgtgccaaagactgcttttcgaacgaggtatgggcattacgaatttgtagtgatgtcctttggtcttacgaatgcccctgctgcgttcatgagcttgatgaacgggatttttaagccatatttggacctcttcgtgatcgtatttattgatgatatattggtatactcaaagagcaagaaggaacatgaagagcatttgagaatggtattggaaatgttgagggagaaaaagctttatgccaagttctctaagtgtgagttttggctagatgcggtgtccttcttggggcacgtggtttctaaggatggagtgatggtggatccttctaagattgagacagtgaagaattgggtaagacccactaatgtgtcagaaataaggagctttgttgggctAGCTAgatactaccgccgatttgtcaagggattctcttctattgcttcccaattgacgaacttgactaagcagaacgtcccatttgtatggtcggatgaatgtgaggaaagctttcagaagctcaagactttgttgactaccgcacctatccttaccttgccagtagagggtaagaacttcattgtttattgtgatgcatcctattctgggttgggtgcagtactaatgcaagagaagagtgtgattgcttatgctttaagacaattaaaagtgcatgaacgtaactatccaactcatgatttggaattggctgcggtagtgtttgcattaaagcaatgaagacactatttatatggggttaagtgtgaggtctacacggatcatcgtagccttcagtatgtctttactcagaaagatttgaacttaagacagaggagatggatggagttactaaaggactacgatatcactatcttgtatcatccggggaaggcgaatgttgtagcggatgctttaagtaggaaggcggaagcatgggaagtctagctcacttgcaagcttctagacgcccattggctagagaggttcaaactctagctaatgacttgacgagattagaagtaaatgagaagggaggattgttggcttcggtggaggcaagatcttcctttcttgacaaaattaagggaagacagttcgatgatgagaaactgcgcagaatccaagataaggtattgcgaggagaggctaaggaagcacaaatcgatgaggaaggtgttttgagaatcaagggaagggtatgtgtaccccgcgtcgatagtttgatcaacactattctgacagaggctcatagttcaaggtattctatacatccgggcgcaaccaagatgtatcgtgacctaaagcaacacttttggtggagtagaatgaagcgtgacattgtagattttattgccaaatgtccaaactgtcaacaagtaaagtatgaacaccaaaggcccggaggaacacttcagagaatgcccattccggaatggaagtgggaaagaattgcaatggattttgtggttggtcttccgaagacaatgggtaagtatgactccatttgggtgattgttgataggttaactaaatctgctcatttcattccggtcaaggtgacttacaatgcagaaaagttatccaaactttacatctcggaagtggtgcgattgcatggggttccactatccatcatatcagatagaggtacgcagtttgcttctaagttttggaaaacattgcatgcagaattgggtactaggttggaccttagtactgcgttccatccccagaccgatggtcagtctgagcgaacgattcaagtgttggaggatatgcttcgtgcgtgtgtgatagagtttggtggtcattgggatagcttcttacccttagcggagttttcatacaataatagctatcactcaagcattgatatgaccccatttgaagcattgtatggtaggagatgtaggtctcccattggttggtttgatgcgttcgaggtcagaccttggggtactgatctcttgagggattcgatggaaaaagtgaggtctattcaagaaaagcttc harbors:
- the LOC138342298 gene encoding uncharacterized protein, which translates into the protein MSVNAYEAKFRALSRYATQLCFSPQERIRRFVKGLRSELRISALQIAATAKSFQEVVDFVIEVEGVKPDDFTTTSTSKRLRKGGEFNGSYTRGQGSGSYSVRPIQSSLQTVVGGPPQTGQHFSEGHMIDSKECYGCGEIGHIRRNCPRPSYRPPITRGRGGHGRGRFSGGRGGRGNSGHQNGRGNGQTGATTSQHGRGNGQTNDRAHCYAFPGRSEAEASDAVITGNLLVCDCMASVLFDPGSTFSYVSSSFANGLNLHCELLDMPIRVSTPVGESVVVEKVYRSCLVNFVGSNTYVDLVILEMDDFDVILGMTWLSPQFAILDCNAKTVTLAKPGTDPLVWEGDYTSNPVRIVSFLRAKKMISKGCLAFLAHLKDDTTQVPSIESVSVVREFLDVFPADLPGMPPDRDIDFCIDLEPGTRPISIPPYRMAPAELRELKAQLQELLNKGFIRPSASPWGAPVLFVKKKDGSFRMCIDYRQLNKVTIKNKYPLPRIDDLFDQLQGACVFSKIDLRSGYHQLKIRATDVPKTAFRTRYGHYEFVVMSFGLTNAPAAFMSLMNGIFKPYLDLFVIVFIDDILVYSK